The following coding sequences lie in one Cryptococcus tetragattii IND107 chromosome 7, whole genome shotgun sequence genomic window:
- a CDS encoding phosphatidylserine decarboxylase, translating into MFFPQYGRVVTRSVNISYRHPTSVPICARFRRETVAASRPFVRSNSTKLPKFEPSGFKAEKRKTGSTDNVENHESSKGKPLNEKVAQAWSTPTKWYPIPIALGALVLLAVQYRKQARGEIEVETQGPEGAVIRKSGDRVDGPWQVRVLGALPLRSLSRLWGYLNGLVLPVWFRPFGFKLYATIFGCNLDEVPKDLKEYESLGDFFYRELKDGARPIAEAPMVSPADGRVLHFGEIAGERVEQVKGITYSLEALLGSQSDIHGHPIEIPRSRSEIVDDEHFAKINNIPYSLSALLGQGPRGKGAGADYSEAEPVGKIEDASHPPEGQELGHDASVAASLGTSALGSKTDGSTKLPSLSENSKLFFLVIYLAPGDYHRFHSPTTWIVERRRHFTGDLFSVSPYIANRMKNLFVLNERVALLGRWKYGFYSMIPVGATNVGSIKVNFDEALRTNTRVLTHPPKTYAEATYNSASILKGQPLLAGDEMGGFKLGSTIVLVFEAPENWKFNLTAGERVKVGQPLGAFEE; encoded by the exons ATGTTTTTCCCTCAGTACGGGCGAGTCGTAACTCGATCGGTAAACATATCTTATCGGCATCCGACATCTGTTCCAATTTGCGCCCGTTTTCGCCGTGAGACCGTCGCAGCATCTCGTCCCTTTGTAAGATCCAATAGTACAAAACTCCCGAAGTTTGAACCATCAGGCTTCAAGgcggaaaaaaggaaaacagGATCAACAGATAATGTTGAGAACCATGAGAGCTCAAAAGGCAAACCCTTGAACG AAAAGGTGGCTCAAGCCTGGTCTACACCTACCAAATGGTACCCTATTCCCATTGCTCTCGGCGCGCTTGTATTATTAGCAGTCCAGTACCGCAAGCAAGCTCGTGGTGAAATTGAGGTAGAAACACAGGGACCAGAAGGGGCGGTCATTAGAAAGTCTGGGGACCGAGTGGATGGACCTTGGCAG GTACGAGTATTGGGTGCTCTCCCACTGCGGTCTCTCTCCCGATTGTGGGGCTATCTCAACGGCCTTGTTCTTCCCGTCTGGTTTCGTCCGTTCGGCTTCAAGCTATATGCCACGATCTTTGGTTGTAACCTTGATGAAGTGCCTAAAGACCTTAAAGAGTATGAGAGCTTGGGAGATTTCTTCTACCGAGAGCTTAAGGATGGTGCGAGACCTATAGCTGAAGCGCCTATG GTATCACCGGCTGATGGCCGAGTCCTTCATTTTGGAGAGATTGCTGGCGAACGCGTCGAACAGGTCAAGGGTATCACGTACTCTCTTGAAGCCCTCCTTGGCTCTCAATCCGATATCCATGGTCATCCAATCGAAATTCCACGCAGTCGGTCTGAGATTGTAGACGATGAACACTTTGCCAAAATCAATAATATTCCCTACTCTCTCTCAGCCCTCCTTGGTCAAGGTCccagagggaagggggCTGGAGCTGATTACTCGGAAGCCGAGCCCGTAGGCAAGATTGAAGATGCCAGTCATCCACCAGAGGGTCAGGAGCTTGGACATGACGCGTCAGTTGCTGCGTCATTGGGTACCAGCGCTCTTGGCTCCAAGACCGATGGTTCTACCAAGCTGCCTAGTCTATCTGAAAATagcaagctcttcttccttgtcatcTATCTTGCGCCTGGCGACTATCACCGATTCCACTCCCCCACAACGTGGATAGTTGAGCGTCGTCGACATTTCACCGGCGATCTTTTCTCAGTCTCACCATACATCGCCAATAGGATGAAGAACTTGTTCGTGCTAAATGAACGTGTCGCCCTGCTCGGTCGTTGGAAGTATGGCTTCTATTCAATGATTCCTGTGGGTGCCACCAATGTCGGTTCAATCAAAGTGAATTTCGATGAGGCCCTGCGTACAAACACACGTGTCCTCACTCACCCCCCCAAGACCTACGCGGAAGCTACGTATAACTCAGCGTCCATATTGAAGGGACAACCGCTTCTGGCAGGTGACGAAATGGGTGGCTTTAAGTTGGGCAGTACCATTGTTCTTGTGTTCGAGGCGCCTGAGAACTGGAAATTCAACTTGACAGCTGGCGAAAGGGTTAAAGTCGGGCAACCTTTAGGGGCGTTCGAAGAATAG